TTTGCCGGGCTTGGCGATTTTTATTTTATTTGACGAATCGCCTGCCCGCCCAGACGCTGACCAGTGTTACCGCCGCACTTAAGATCGTTCCCCATGCAAGGTCAACAACTGTGACCAGAACTGGCCAGCCTTCGAGCGTGGCAAGATTGGTCAAATCGTAGGTGGCATAGGTCACCAGCCCGAACACCGCGCCTCGCCGCACCGCCTTGATTAGCGTCCCTTCGCGCACACCTGGCTCGACGACAAACACCACCATGCCAAGGACGAACAGCAGATAAAAAAATCCCGCCGCGAGGAAGTTGGGATTCTCCGCCAGGATATAACCGATCTGCGACTGGTAAAACGACGGCGCAACCAATCCCAGCCAGATCGAGTCGATGGCGAGGAAGGCGAGCAGGGTGATGAGATAGAGTTTGGGTTTCATGGATTGTCGTAAAAATACTCGGTTGGAAAATTTCTCTCCAACCGAGTAGATGGGTTTACTTGCTCTTCTTACTGACCGTCTTTTTCTTTGCAACGGGTTTAGCAGATGCCTTCGCCGTAACTGCTTGTGTAATTTGTGCCTTCTTTGCAGAATCTTTCTTCGATTTTTTCACTTTTTTCGCTTTGGTAGCAACAACCTTCTTCACAGCAGGGGTCTTCTTCACAGATCTAGTCTTAACTGCGGCTTTCTTTGCCTTGGCAGCCGTCTTCTTGACCGCAGCCTTGCGGACGGCGCGCTTCTTCTTCTCTACAGGTTTCTCTTCCATAACCTCATCGGGTTTTGCATACATCTTCCCCCACTCCCCCTGCATGGACGGGACGCCCGCGCCGTTCAATTGATCGCAAATATCCCCCCACTCCTTATCGTAGACAAAGCGGAAGTCCATGAAGGCGTGGCATTGATACGCGCCGAGTTCCACATACATGCCGCTTTTCCAAATCTCCTCGCACGAGCGGATGTATTCCAATTGCGAGGCGTAATCCTTGAAGATGGCGAATCCATCTCGCGGCAAGCCAAGTCCTTCGGCAAGGTTGCGGCGGACAAGTTTGCCCGATGTTTTATCCAAGGCGGGAGCCGAGGTTTTGATCCAGCCTTTTGTGTCTGAATATTTGTTGTGATAAATGACCAGCCCGCGTTCGTCCTGGAAACGATTGCTATAGGCAAAAACATTTTCATCGAGTCCGCCGTAGGGTTTTTGCAGGTCGAAGAGCAGGAAATTCTCCACGTCAGCGAACAGGAATCGGCGGTGAAGAAGCGGGAAGATCCTCCAATCGTGAGCCTGGATCAAACCATCATCCGGGGTCTCATCCCATTTCGGGCTGCGGAATTCCATCCCGTATTTCTCGGCAAATCCCTCGATCTGTCCATGACCGAACATTGGCAAGCCCGGCAGGGTGGCAAGCAGTGTGCATACACCAAAATATTTATCGCCCTTCTCGAACTGCTCAACGGCAGTCTTCTCGTCGGGATTGTTCATGAAGTTGACGTAGCGCTTGAGGATCTGCGGGTCGAATTCGAGCGTGTTCTTGATCGCCATGCGATACTTGGCATTATCTTCGTCGCGCAGCATGTGCATGAACGCGGAGTTGTACACGCGATGCATCCCGAGCGTGCGTACGAAATATCCCTCCATGAGCCAGAAGGCTTCGGCAAGCAAGAGCGTATCGGGAACTTCCGCCGCGACCCGATCGACAACTTCGCGCCAGAACTCGACGGGGATTTTGTCGTCGAACTCCGCCTTGGTCAAGCCGAACTGCGAACGTGAGGGAATCGCCCCACCCGCGCCCGGCTCGGGGAACCACAGACGCTGGATGTGCTTCTTGGCGAGTGTCATCGCCGCATCGAAGCGGATGACCGGAAAATTGCGCGCCACGTGCAGGATGACTTGAATGACCGCCTCGCGGACCTCGGCTTTGGTGTAATCGAGTTGGGCGGTGTCGTTCCATGGGAAGGATGTGCCGTCGTTGCCGTGATAGATAAATCGCAGGTCGCCGGTCTGCAAGTCACGGCGTTGAAACACAACTGCGGCATCGGTTTTGTCATAGTAATGGTCTTCGAGATAAATGCCCACGCGCAAATCATCGGACAGGTTTTCAGACCGAAACGAATAAGACGGGTAGGGCGAATGAGACATGGCCAGGAACCAATCGGGATGTTCGATCACCCACTTCGAGTCGATGCCCATGTGGTTCGGGACCATATCCGCCGAGAGGCGAATCCCGCGCGACCATGCCCGCGCGCGCAAATCTTCCAGGGCAGACCACCCTCCCAAATCCCCGGCGATGTCGTAGGAGTTGAGGGAATACGCCGATGCAACCGCATCCGCCTGACCCATGCGCTGTTTGATGCGCTGCGAGGCGCGGCTTCGCTCCCACAGGCCTATCAACCACAAGCCGGTGAATCCGCGCGAGGCGAGCAGGTCCAATTCTTCATTGGGGATTTGGTCAAGGGTGCTTATCGCGCGTTTGTATCTTTTCGATAACTGGTCGAGCCACACGTATGTGTTCTTGGCGATCAAAACGAGTCGCGGCATCCAATCCTGGTCGGGACTGTAGCGTTCGTATTCGGAATATTCCCCCGACAAATAATCCGGCAATCGGATCTCCGCGCCGAAGGTGTCCGTCGGTCCCTGCTTGCGGATGATTTCTTCGCGGAGGTAATCGAGGGCGCGCAGAAGGCGGGTGGAAAACTCTTTGCCGAGCACATGCCCCCAGCGTTCGAGGATGAATTTCAACTGTCCTTCGAGAGAATCGGGAGAGGCTTGAATGGGTCCATTAAGAATATCCACCAATGTTTCCGCCCGCCCCGAGTCGTCATCGCCCAAACCCGGCTGCCGGGAGAAAAATTCGAGAAGACGGCTGGTAAATTCTCCAAATGCCGAGCCGTCCATGACGGAAGCGTCGAATAAATCCCTGTACGAAGCGATGGCGGGATTCTTATTGGCGTTATTCACCAACAGCATCTCATCGATTGCCGCCGCGCGGACCCCGTAACCCATCTCGCCTACGTTTGCGATCTTCGTCGCCAGGTACATCCCCGCCGACATCTCGCCGCGGAACACAACCATGGGCGGAAATTCCTCGGTGAACTTCGTCAGGGTCAGGTCGTACTTCGAGCCAAGCGTCGATTGGAGCGACCCCATGGCGCGTGCCATCACGCCGGTGTAACGGCTGTAGTAATGACGAAGCAGGATGTGATATGCCTCATCGAGCAGAAAGATCACGTAAACATCCGAGACCGAAACGGGGCTGGAGCGATGCGCCGACATCTGTCCGGCAAACGCCCTTGCTGTGGCAAGATCGGTAAAAACAACGCGCCCATCGGGGCGGAAAAATTCACGTGAAAAATTATATTTAAGCCGGGCAGACCGCGAAGTAAGCATGATAACAATGATAACCGATTATCTGTGAATTCGAGTAAAATTTCCGCCAACATTATGAACTCATCATTGGCGCAAGTCATCATTTTATTGCTGCTCGGCGGGTTCTATCTGCCGGTCATTTTCTTTGCCGTCCAACGGCGGGAGGAAGGCCAGGGTGGAGCCACCTGGCTGGTGGTTTTGTATGCCCTGCTCGCGATGGTCATCAACATCGCGGAAGCCGTCTGGCAGGCCAGTGAGGGCACCCTCCTTTTCCAGGAACTACAGACCTATATCGCGTTCACGCTGGGCGTCATTATGATGCTCACGCTCCAGGTATTCCTGAAGCGCGAATTCTGGTGGGCCTGGATCGGTTATTTTGGCGCATGGGCTCTGGGTCTCGCGTTGATCCTCACCAACGCTTTGAACCTGCCGGAGACGCTTTGGACGAACGGCGAGTTGATCCTTTACCGTTCCCGGCTCGGTCCCGCATGGGTAATTTTGGGCTGGATCATCCTGAGCATCGCCCTGATCCTCAACCTCTCGTATTCCCAAAGACAAAGCCGCCAGCCGCTTCTACGCGGCAGACTCGCATATTGGTGGGCGCCCGTTTTCTTTACCCTTATCAGCGATATCCTGCTCTTTTCCGGCATATTGATCACGGGTCAGCCGCTCAGGCTGCTCGTCGCGGTCGGGATCGCATACGTGGTCGGCACGCATTATGTCCCGGATTTGAAAAACATCACGCGGCGCATACTGATCTATCTTGCCAGCATCATTGCCCTGGTCGGTTTCTATGCCGGCGGTTTTCTGGTCATTCAGGCGTTGTTCGGAAATAACGAAAACTACAATCCGTTGATCGCCGGCACGGTGGCGGCGCTGTTCATCGCCATGCTCTTCACCCCGCTCAATGCCCTCGTCTCGCGTGCCATCACAAAATGGATGAAGGGCGACCAGTACGACGCCAGCATGACCATTCACCAGTACAGCGAGAGCATCAGCAACATCCTCGATATGGACCGGCTTTCCAGCATCGCGATTGGAATCATGCTCGAAGCGATGCAGATCGAACGCGGGTTTCTATTTCTTGTCGATGCCGAACGCCAGGCTGACGGCCGCAGGACGTATAAGATCCGCAATGCCCAAAGCCCGGAGGAACGCCAGCATGTGGCTGTCGAATTGGAAGAGGACGGGGTCATCGCCTCCAACTTTATCCGCGAGCAGAAACCGCTTCTTCAATATGACCTGGATTTGCATCCGGCGTTTCGAGCCGCCTCCCCCCTCGAGCGGACCTGGTTCAACGACCTGCGCTGCGAGGTCTACATTCCGATCTTCGCAAAGAAACAATGGATCGGCATGCTCGCGTTCGGCTCGAAATTAAGCGGCAATCGATATACCCGCGAAGACCTTTCCGTGCTGAGCGCGCATGCCAACCAGACCGCCGTCGCGCTCGAAAATGCCCGCCTGGTGGATAACCTCATGCGCCTGAACAATGAGTTGAGACAGGCGCGCCGCACTTTGGAAAAGAACAATCAGGAACTGCAACGCATCGACCAGGCGAAATCCGATTTCATCAGCATTGCCTCGCACGAACTTCGCACGCCGCTCACCGTCATCAAGGGCTATACCGAGATGCTGATGGAAGACCCAAAACTTGAAAATGGCCAAAAGGGCATGATGAAGGGCATCCACGACGGGACGATGCGCCTGCATGAAGTGATGGATTCGATGTTCGACATCGCCCAGCTCGACGCGCGCTCCCTGATCCCCCACCTTCAGCCTGTGGACCTCGCCCGTTTGATCGAAAAGGTTTGTTCAGACCATATTAAGACGATCCGCGAGCGCGAGCAAAGCCTGACCATCAAAATTCCCTCCCTGCCCCTTGTCAAAGCTGATTCCCATTTGCTGGAGAAGATGATCAACCATTTGGTGCAAAACGCCGTCAAGTTCACACCGGATCGAGGCAGGATCTCGTTGACAGGCAGGCAGATTCCCGCCATCGTCAACCTGCCGAATGGCGGCGTCGAGATCATCGTCAGCGACACCGGCGTGGGCGTGGACCCAAATCTCCGCGAGGTCATTTTTACAAAGTTCTATCAACCCGGCGAGTTGGGCAAACACTCCACGAGCAAGTCGCGTTTCAAAGGCGGAGGCGCTGGCTTGGGTCTGGCATTATCCAAAGGCATCGTCGAGGCGCACGGAGGGAGAATCTGGGTGGAAAGCCCCGGCTATGACGAGGTCAACTTCCCGGGCAGTCAGTTCCATGTCATCTTTCCGCTCACCAAACTCGAGGATGGAGAAATCCATAAGACCGGGGAACCTGCGATTCTTGATGTAACCCCGGCAATCGCAAAGTAATCGAGCAACACTGCTCCCTTTCAGAAGCCGGAGAACGAATCTCCGGCTTCTGTTTTTTTATTCAGGGATGACAACTCACGGCGCAACAAACATGGACGTGAAAGGCGCACTTAAACCGCAGACGGAGATATTGTCGAAATAGTTAACGGTTCCCTCGATGGCGTTGTCGAAGGGGATGAGTTCCAACCCGATGCCGCCGCCGGGCAATGGCTTCGGATCGCGATATCCTGAAACGCGCGCGCCATCCAGGTAAATAAGCGTCTCGCCTTGAAATGTGCTGATTTCGATGTTATGCCAGACGCCCGTAGCGGCTCCTCTACCCCTCCCTACAGGGATATTGAGAACGGGAATAGTCAGACGCCGGATTTCGGTATTGCCCTTATCCACAACGATCTGATAGCGAGCGTCGTCCACAAACTGGCTGTCAACTTCGACACCGTTATTTTGAAGCCAGTTCAACGAGATGGCTCGCCGCCCCTGAACGAGGAATCGAACCCGCCAGACAGCTTCCGCAAAGGTTTGATCCTGAAGATTGGCGCCTAAATGTTCCATCAGATTATTACTTACCACCGTGTTTCCCGGTTCATCCGTATACTCTTCGAGGTTCCAACCGTTCGCGCGGAAATCGATGTCGGGCCATCCTTCCGCTTCACCGTCTTGAAAGTCTTCAAGATAGAGAAGGGTCTCTCCCGGCGCGCATGCTTGCGAAGGGAGCAATCCAAATGGGTCGCGCTCCAATGCGACGACGACTTCATTGGGTCCGCGATTCAGGCTGAAAGTCTGCTCTGAGGCGAAATACCCCTGGGCAGAAACGTTTACAGATCCATCAGGGGGATCGAGATTTATCCACGAAGTCGCTCCATTTGCATCGGTCAAATTCGGGTCTCCATCGCCGACTGTGACGCTTGCCTCCGCAATCGGAATTCCATCCGCATCGGTCACTTTGACGGTCATATCGTACGGGATTGGCGTGGGCGTGGGCGAAGGCGTAATCGTCGGCGTCGCAGTCCACGCTGAGGCGGTCATGGTTGCAATTTCCTCAGGCGAGGGACCGCAGGCGGCGAGAGCGAGGAACAATGCAAGCGTGAAGAACAGAGTTTTCTTTATCATGGTTTCTACTCCTTTGGTTTGGTTTTGACAGCCTTCGCCATCAGCCGGGCCAATGCGGGCAGGGATTGGAAATATTTTGTCGCGCCGCTTCGCGCGTCTGTCACCGAACCGCGCCAGACAAACCGCCCCGCGCGAACTTTCTCCCGCCACAGATGAACGACAAACCTGAAAATAACAACTCTGTTTACTGGATGAACGGTAAGGACAGGTTTCTTCATGGCAAAAAATTCTGCTGTCAACTGACAGCAGAATAGCAAACGCCTATCTCAAAACTATCTCAATAAACCTGCGTTCTACCCGAAACTTTCAATTCCCGCCTTTCCGCGCCGCCAGTTGCTTTTGAATTTGCTCATACAAGGCTTGCGTCTCAGGCATCGGAGGCACGTTCAGTTCGCGTTCGAGGATCTCTTCGCATTCGCGGTATTGCCAGAGAGCTGAATAATAATCGTCGATCATGACATACAAACGCATCAGTCGCCGATGACTCGCCTCATTGACCGGGTCCAAAAGCAGAATTCTGCGCACGCAGGCAACCGCTTTTCTGACATCATTGTTTTCCTGATAATGGACGGCGCAATGATCGAGGTAGTGAACAAGCCGGTCTGCAAAGTATTCGCGCTTGACCAGGACCCAATCTTCGAAAAAACCGCTCATGAACTGACCCCTATATAGGGAGATTGCTTCTTCGAATTCGGGTACGGAAGACCCCGCGTTGATTCGCTCGAAGATTTCCACATCGATCTCAATTTTTCCATCGGGGGCAAACTTTAGGGTTTGGGAATCCGTCACAAGAGCGTTGTCCAGATATTTTCGCAGTCTCCAGATTTCATTGTTGAGATTCCGGCGGGCGCGGGATTCGTTTTGGTCGGGCCAAAGCATGGATGCCACCGAAGAGCGATCCAGCAGAATGTTTTTATTACACGCAAGATAACCCATCAAGAGTCCGCATTTCTTGGTGGGCAGGGGGATGAATCCACCCTTCTCATCGGACAGACTGGTAACACCGAGAAGCCGGATGACTACCATAAGATAAGATCACAATCCTTTTCGATACACCCGATGGTTCTTATATTCCACCCCGTTCAAATTCTTCAAGTCTGCGCGCATCTGTTCGGTGGTCTCGGCGACCTGCGTCATCTCCACGTGGATGAACTGTTTAAAGTCCAACAATGTATTCCCCATCGCGTAATACAACAGCGCGTTGCCGCCGTGTCCCTGATACTCTGGCAGGATGCCCATGCCGTTGACAGCGACGGTGTTCGTTCGTTTGATCTCCATCAAAATGTCGAGCAGCCCGAACGGGAATAGTTTTCCCTTTGCCCTCTGCATCGCGGCGGAGACATCGTGGAAGGCGAACAGGAATCCCACCACATCCTCGTCGTGGGTGATGATCTTTATCAAGCGGTGATCCGCGATCGTCATGATGTTTTCGACGACGAAAACGATCTCACGCGGGGTTAATGGGTAATATTCCCAATTGTTTACGAAGGCGTCGTTATATGCCTTACCGATGCGATCCGCCCAACTGACCAGTTCTTTTTTGTTCTTAAATGCCTTGATCTCCAGATGCCCCCTTTGCATCACACGTTCGGCGATGCGCTGGACACGCTCCGGCATTTGGAATTTATCCGCGGGCAGGAAGCATGAAACAAAATCCACTTCCTTGACGAAACCCTGCGCCTCGACCAGGGACTGGTAGTAGGCGTGGTTGTAATTGAGCATGGTCATCGTCTGGCGGTGCTCGTGCCCAAAAACCAAAACGCCGTATCCATCCAACGGACCCATGCCTTTCGGACCGATCAAGATATTCAAGTTCCGCGCTTTCGCCCAATTCGCGGCGGTATCGAACAATAATTTCGCAGCCTCAGAGTCGTTATCGCACTCGAACAAATAAAAATTCGCGGTCTGTTTTTTGTGATAACCGTTGTACAACTTGTTCTCGATGACGGCGATCCGCCCCACATCCCGTCCGTCGCGTACGGCAAGAAAGAACTCCACATCCGAATGCTCGTGAAAGGGATGTTTCCTGCGGTTTAACTGATTATAGGCATCCACAAACAACGGCGGCACCCACTGGGAACAGTCCGCATAGATGCGGAAAGGCAAATCAACAAAGCGCTTAACCTGTTTTTTATTTCCAGTATCCACTTTTTCGACCGTGAGCATGAGAGACTCTCCTGCTGTAAGATATATAATTGCCCAAGTATAAAACACTCCCAGTCGAAATCGGTTCCAGCGAGAGATTCCCTGTCCAACCGGAATAACGCCGCCCGCGAAATGCCGCCCATGCTATACTTGAGGCATTCATTTTTCACTTCAGCGAGGTTATATGACCGGTAAAAACCATCAGGAAATGCTGGCAAAATACGCGGAGGCCATCGTCAAAGTCGGATTGAACATCCGCGCCGGGCAGCGCCTGATCATCATGCTTGGCGCAACCCGCGGCGTCCCGCATCAATTCGCCCCACTTGTCCGCGAGATCGCCAAAGCCGCCTATGGCGTCGGCGCGAAATATGTGGAAGCCATCTTTGCGGATGAGGAAATGCTGCGCCTCCGCGCCCAGCATGCACCCAAAGACTCCTTCGATATTTACCCCAAATGGCAAATCCAGGCCGCATTGGACATGATCGAGCACGACGGCGCTTTGCTGTCCATCGCCGGTTCGAATCCCGACCTGCTGGGCGGTTTGGACGCAGACATCGTCGGACAATTGCAAAAAACCCACATCGAGCACTGGAACGCCATCAGTGAAAAAGTGACGAAGAATGCCATTAACTGGTGCGTGGTTGCCGCCGCCGGGGAAGCCTGGGCACAAAAGATCTTCCCCGATCTCTCGGTGGTGGAAGCGCAGGAAAAATTATGGCGGGCGATCTTCGAAACCACCCGCATCGACCAGCCGGACCCCATCGAAGCCTGGAATAAACACATCGCATCCCTGCGTGAGCGAGCCTTATATCTTCAAGCCAAGCAATACACAGCACTTCACTATAAAGGTCCCGGCACCGACTTCACACTCGGGCTTCCCAGCGGTCATTTATGGATCAGCGCCCAATCCCTTGCGCAGAACGGCATCGCTTTTACCGCCAACATGCCGACCGAAGAAGTCTTCACCCTGCCGGACCGCAACCGCGCGGATGGTGTCATTAGCGCAACATTCCCGCTCAGTTACGGTGGAACATTGATCGAGGATTTCCAGGTCACATTCGAGAACGGACGCATTACCAGGGTAACGGCGAAAAAAGGCGAGGCTGCGCTGA
This portion of the Anaerolineales bacterium genome encodes:
- a CDS encoding DUF2177 family protein — translated: MKPKLYLITLLAFLAIDSIWLGLVAPSFYQSQIGYILAENPNFLAAGFFYLLFVLGMVVFVVEPGVREGTLIKAVRRGAVFGLVTYATYDLTNLATLEGWPVLVTVVDLAWGTILSAAVTLVSVWAGRRFVK
- a CDS encoding alpha-amylase — its product is MLTSRSARLKYNFSREFFRPDGRVVFTDLATARAFAGQMSAHRSSPVSVSDVYVIFLLDEAYHILLRHYYSRYTGVMARAMGSLQSTLGSKYDLTLTKFTEEFPPMVVFRGEMSAGMYLATKIANVGEMGYGVRAAAIDEMLLVNNANKNPAIASYRDLFDASVMDGSAFGEFTSRLLEFFSRQPGLGDDDSGRAETLVDILNGPIQASPDSLEGQLKFILERWGHVLGKEFSTRLLRALDYLREEIIRKQGPTDTFGAEIRLPDYLSGEYSEYERYSPDQDWMPRLVLIAKNTYVWLDQLSKRYKRAISTLDQIPNEELDLLASRGFTGLWLIGLWERSRASQRIKQRMGQADAVASAYSLNSYDIAGDLGGWSALEDLRARAWSRGIRLSADMVPNHMGIDSKWVIEHPDWFLAMSHSPYPSYSFRSENLSDDLRVGIYLEDHYYDKTDAAVVFQRRDLQTGDLRFIYHGNDGTSFPWNDTAQLDYTKAEVREAVIQVILHVARNFPVIRFDAAMTLAKKHIQRLWFPEPGAGGAIPSRSQFGLTKAEFDDKIPVEFWREVVDRVAAEVPDTLLLAEAFWLMEGYFVRTLGMHRVYNSAFMHMLRDEDNAKYRMAIKNTLEFDPQILKRYVNFMNNPDEKTAVEQFEKGDKYFGVCTLLATLPGLPMFGHGQIEGFAEKYGMEFRSPKWDETPDDGLIQAHDWRIFPLLHRRFLFADVENFLLFDLQKPYGGLDENVFAYSNRFQDERGLVIYHNKYSDTKGWIKTSAPALDKTSGKLVRRNLAEGLGLPRDGFAIFKDYASQLEYIRSCEEIWKSGMYVELGAYQCHAFMDFRFVYDKEWGDICDQLNGAGVPSMQGEWGKMYAKPDEVMEEKPVEKKKRAVRKAAVKKTAAKAKKAAVKTRSVKKTPAVKKVVATKAKKVKKSKKDSAKKAQITQAVTAKASAKPVAKKKTVSKKSK
- a CDS encoding GAF domain-containing protein — encoded protein: MNSSLAQVIILLLLGGFYLPVIFFAVQRREEGQGGATWLVVLYALLAMVINIAEAVWQASEGTLLFQELQTYIAFTLGVIMMLTLQVFLKREFWWAWIGYFGAWALGLALILTNALNLPETLWTNGELILYRSRLGPAWVILGWIILSIALILNLSYSQRQSRQPLLRGRLAYWWAPVFFTLISDILLFSGILITGQPLRLLVAVGIAYVVGTHYVPDLKNITRRILIYLASIIALVGFYAGGFLVIQALFGNNENYNPLIAGTVAALFIAMLFTPLNALVSRAITKWMKGDQYDASMTIHQYSESISNILDMDRLSSIAIGIMLEAMQIERGFLFLVDAERQADGRRTYKIRNAQSPEERQHVAVELEEDGVIASNFIREQKPLLQYDLDLHPAFRAASPLERTWFNDLRCEVYIPIFAKKQWIGMLAFGSKLSGNRYTREDLSVLSAHANQTAVALENARLVDNLMRLNNELRQARRTLEKNNQELQRIDQAKSDFISIASHELRTPLTVIKGYTEMLMEDPKLENGQKGMMKGIHDGTMRLHEVMDSMFDIAQLDARSLIPHLQPVDLARLIEKVCSDHIKTIREREQSLTIKIPSLPLVKADSHLLEKMINHLVQNAVKFTPDRGRISLTGRQIPAIVNLPNGGVEIIVSDTGVGVDPNLREVIFTKFYQPGELGKHSTSKSRFKGGGAGLGLALSKGIVEAHGGRIWVESPGYDEVNFPGSQFHVIFPLTKLEDGEIHKTGEPAILDVTPAIAK
- a CDS encoding carboxypeptidase regulatory-like domain-containing protein, with the protein product MIKKTLFFTLALFLALAACGPSPEEIATMTASAWTATPTITPSPTPTPIPYDMTVKVTDADGIPIAEASVTVGDGDPNLTDANGATSWINLDPPDGSVNVSAQGYFASEQTFSLNRGPNEVVVALERDPFGLLPSQACAPGETLLYLEDFQDGEAEGWPDIDFRANGWNLEEYTDEPGNTVVSNNLMEHLGANLQDQTFAEAVWRVRFLVQGRRAISLNWLQNNGVEVDSQFVDDARYQIVVDKGNTEIRRLTIPVLNIPVGRGRGAATGVWHNIEISTFQGETLIYLDGARVSGYRDPKPLPGGGIGLELIPFDNAIEGTVNYFDNISVCGLSAPFTSMFVAP
- a CDS encoding aminopeptidase, coding for MTGKNHQEMLAKYAEAIVKVGLNIRAGQRLIIMLGATRGVPHQFAPLVREIAKAAYGVGAKYVEAIFADEEMLRLRAQHAPKDSFDIYPKWQIQAALDMIEHDGALLSIAGSNPDLLGGLDADIVGQLQKTHIEHWNAISEKVTKNAINWCVVAAAGEAWAQKIFPDLSVVEAQEKLWRAIFETTRIDQPDPIEAWNKHIASLRERALYLQAKQYTALHYKGPGTDFTLGLPSGHLWISAQSLAQNGIAFTANMPTEEVFTLPDRNRADGVISATFPLSYGGTLIEDFQVTFENGRITRVTAKKGEAALKKLVDTDEGSHRLGEVALVPASSPIGRRGHLFYNTLFDENASCHIAIGRAYRFTLAGGTELNDEEFIAAGGNVSLNHVDFMIGSPQMDIDGITKDGAREPVMRKGEWAIKV